The following proteins are co-located in the Echinicola sp. 20G genome:
- a CDS encoding glycoside hydrolase family protein codes for MSKHIQPVGQENIFKTEGYYNWGGSVIKGEDGKYHLFYSRWPKSTQFSGWMIYSEIAHAVSDQPVGPWEYKETVLEGRGKGHWDAITAHNPKIKQFKGKFYLYYVSTNLGENKDYNEDDLKEISRSRLSHPGRKVARSNQRTGVAVATSLDGPWTRQNQPLIEPSGPITTITVNPAVAQGKDDRFYMIVKGDKPNETRFIRNQAMAISDHPDGPYEIQPDPVIDYIDTEDMSLWYDESRGMYYGIFHTPEGFIGLVSSEDGLKWKKASEYQVMPKEMKMDDGSILKPDRLERPFVYEENGQVVMLGLAAKQGDNSFVITIPLKY; via the coding sequence TTGTCAAAACACATACAGCCTGTAGGACAAGAAAATATCTTCAAAACGGAAGGATACTATAATTGGGGTGGATCAGTGATAAAAGGAGAAGATGGCAAATACCATCTTTTTTATTCCAGATGGCCAAAATCCACACAATTTTCTGGTTGGATGATATACTCAGAAATAGCTCACGCGGTGTCCGACCAACCGGTGGGTCCATGGGAATACAAAGAAACTGTGCTGGAAGGTAGGGGTAAAGGCCATTGGGATGCGATTACAGCACACAACCCGAAAATTAAACAATTTAAAGGGAAGTTTTACTTATACTATGTGTCTACAAATTTGGGTGAAAACAAGGATTATAATGAGGATGACTTGAAGGAGATCAGTCGTTCCCGGTTAAGTCACCCAGGTAGGAAAGTGGCCAGATCAAATCAACGAACAGGAGTGGCTGTGGCTACATCCTTAGATGGACCTTGGACCAGACAAAACCAGCCATTAATAGAGCCATCAGGGCCAATTACTACCATTACTGTCAACCCGGCAGTTGCTCAAGGAAAAGACGATAGATTTTATATGATTGTCAAGGGGGACAAGCCCAACGAAACCAGGTTTATTCGGAATCAAGCTATGGCGATCAGTGATCATCCTGATGGACCTTACGAGATTCAGCCTGATCCAGTAATTGATTACATCGATACTGAGGACATGTCTCTTTGGTATGATGAAAGCAGAGGAATGTATTATGGAATATTCCATACTCCAGAAGGATTTATCGGTCTGGTAAGTTCTGAGGATGGATTGAAATGGAAAAAAGCTTCTGAGTACCAGGTAATGCCAAAAGAGATGAAAATGGATGACGGATCAATACTTAAGCCTGATCGCCTTGAACGCCCTTTTGTCTATGAAGAAAATGGACAAGTAGTCATGTTAGGGTTGGCAGCCAAGCAAGGAGACAATTCTTTTGTCATAACCATACCTTTAAAATACTAA